The Nocardia sp. NBC_01503 sequence CACGGTGATGCGAATCCCGGCCGTCAGCGCGTACAGCCGCGGTGCCGCGGACTCGATGCCCAGGCGGTCCAGGCCGCGCCGCGCCAGCGACGCCGGACCGTGACCGATCCGGTAACGGTCGGTGGTGTCGTCCTGTTCGAGTAGCCGTCCGCGGACGAGTGCCCGGGCGGGCCGGTGCACGGTGCTCACCGGTGGGTCGGCCAGCTGCGCCAGCTTGCTCACCGACAGTTCGGGATCGCCTTCGAAGCAGCTCAGCACCTGGATTGCCGGATCGACGGCATGGACGCCGGAGCGTGGTTCCGCGGTGGCCATGGCTCTGACCGGCGGCAACGGTTGCGCGCAGCCGGATCGCCTTCACCGGAAACGCACCGGAAGAGCGTGCCGGAGGTGTCGCGCAGAAGTTCTGCATCGCTGAAATTCGATATGTATTACGCGACTCGGATCACTATTTTCCAGTGGCGTCCATCACATTATCGGCCTTGAATTCGAAGAATGTAATTCACCATTCGTCCGGTGCTGTCTGCGCAAACTCGAGGAGTGCGGC is a genomic window containing:
- a CDS encoding helix-turn-helix domain-containing protein — translated: MATAEPRSGVHAVDPAIQVLSCFEGDPELSVSKLAQLADPPVSTVHRPARALVRGRLLEQDDTTDRYRIGHGPASLARRGLDRLGIESAAPRLYALTAGIRITVSVSVARDRDAVTVFQARPAVFPAPIRCRATAADRRGRTRSDRRPDSRDRGTHCRSR